A window from Fibrobacter sp. UWB11 encodes these proteins:
- a CDS encoding T9SS type A sorting domain-containing protein: protein MRHTITLATAIFAASAAYAGAFQTWNGEDGISQVNTGLDNGSETSGYWFSYADDGDGGESKVTWPVDTRTETGTSLDSVITHCKGVCGVASLSKGSLKYNPFVGIGFNIVGEGIDGDPEAGDATDWGGLCITYTSDIAADLELGLGAFDATIEYANPIFKLNKATTTPVTQAIPWSKFTQPTWYSGTTKISGPDAAKQLVAVKFKIQAVNGDYNFNIKQIGPYTGCGLEGSNAIKTIRNVSSAKATLAGRTLNFTGIKSKATVNIINTQGQTVVKGTIDITTASLDLASLDAGVYMVHVNGKNVNFAKKIILK, encoded by the coding sequence ATGAGACACACAATCACGCTGGCAACAGCTATTTTCGCTGCATCTGCAGCATACGCCGGAGCATTTCAAACATGGAACGGCGAAGATGGAATATCACAGGTCAATACCGGACTTGACAACGGTTCCGAAACTTCAGGTTATTGGTTCAGCTATGCCGATGACGGAGACGGAGGTGAATCGAAAGTCACATGGCCTGTAGATACAAGAACCGAAACCGGGACATCACTAGACTCAGTAATTACGCACTGCAAAGGAGTCTGTGGCGTCGCATCGCTATCTAAGGGCTCATTAAAATACAATCCCTTTGTAGGCATTGGCTTTAACATTGTCGGAGAAGGTATTGACGGAGACCCCGAAGCCGGAGATGCTACGGATTGGGGCGGGCTCTGCATCACATACACATCAGACATAGCAGCCGATCTCGAGCTTGGCCTCGGAGCATTCGATGCGACTATCGAATATGCAAACCCGATATTCAAGCTTAATAAAGCAACCACCACCCCCGTAACCCAAGCCATACCTTGGTCTAAATTCACACAACCCACTTGGTATAGCGGCACAACAAAAATTTCCGGTCCAGACGCAGCTAAGCAACTGGTTGCAGTCAAATTCAAGATTCAAGCCGTTAATGGAGACTACAACTTCAATATTAAACAAATTGGGCCATACACAGGCTGTGGTCTTGAAGGAAGCAATGCCATCAAGACAATTCGCAATGTATCATCAGCCAAGGCAACTCTTGCGGGCCGCACACTTAACTTTACGGGAATCAAATCCAAAGCGACAGTCAATATCATAAATACCCAAGGTCAAACTGTCGTCAAGGGAACAATTGATATCACAACAGCTTCGCTCGATCTAGCTTCACTCGATGCAGGAGTCTACATGGTTCACGTCAACGGGAAAAACGTCAATTTCGCAAAGAAGATTATATTGAAGTAA
- a CDS encoding T9SS type A sorting domain-containing protein has product MKKITLAALCAASATFAGPFITWNGADGVPAVETGLGNETNTYGIWYDFNDSFNGGESKIVYPVQPCHEYYSCEPHYMDGVIEHCEGVCGTATLYSGTSTQKPFSGMGFNIVGEASPTDNTIVAGDASAWDGLCVTYTSDTDISLELGLGDTIDSTMNYANPAVNLPASKTDKKIVVSWSDFKQPSWYDGSVKFDGETAAKQLVGIHFKIQAEPGDYKFRICAVGPKDGTCPEKCGIPTPPDDIKVVRRVSAVNAILNGRTLGFTGIKSSATVEVLNSLGQVVMKGVINGAMDNAATISLASLNAGIYMVRVSGKNVNFAKKIVLK; this is encoded by the coding sequence GTGAAAAAGATTACATTGGCAGCACTTTGCGCAGCATCGGCTACCTTCGCAGGACCGTTCATCACATGGAACGGAGCCGACGGAGTCCCCGCTGTAGAAACCGGACTAGGCAACGAAACCAATACTTACGGAATATGGTACGATTTTAATGATTCCTTCAATGGCGGTGAATCAAAAATCGTTTATCCAGTTCAACCATGTCACGAATATTATTCATGCGAACCTCACTATATGGATGGGGTTATTGAGCATTGTGAAGGAGTATGCGGGACAGCCACTCTCTATAGCGGCACATCAACTCAAAAACCGTTCTCCGGCATGGGATTCAACATCGTCGGGGAAGCATCCCCCACGGACAACACGATAGTCGCAGGCGACGCATCCGCTTGGGACGGACTCTGCGTGACCTACACATCGGATACAGACATATCCTTAGAACTCGGTCTTGGCGATACCATCGATTCAACGATGAATTATGCAAACCCAGCAGTAAACCTTCCGGCATCAAAAACCGACAAGAAAATTGTAGTGTCGTGGTCCGACTTTAAGCAACCTTCATGGTACGACGGATCAGTCAAATTTGACGGTGAAACAGCAGCAAAGCAACTTGTCGGAATTCATTTTAAGATTCAGGCGGAACCAGGTGATTACAAATTCAGAATTTGCGCCGTCGGGCCAAAAGACGGGACCTGCCCAGAAAAATGCGGAATCCCCACACCACCGGACGATATCAAGGTCGTTCGCAGGGTTTCCGCAGTCAACGCAATTCTGAACGGACGCACGCTTGGATTCACAGGAATCAAGTCCTCAGCAACAGTCGAAGTTTTGAATTCTCTTGGGCAAGTCGTGATGAAGGGCGTTATTAACGGCGCTATGGATAACGCCGCAACAATTAGCCTTGCATCACTTAACGCGGGAATTTATATGGTGCGTGTGAGCGGGAAAAACGTGAATTTTGCAAAGAAGATTGTACTAAAGTAA
- a CDS encoding T9SS type A sorting domain-containing protein, giving the protein MVKKITLAALCAATSTFAGPFITWNGADEDVYDQVQTGLNTEWGGFWFTYGDDGDGGASMVHWDMPLNPEYPYTLDPIIYECKGICGTAMLNKWNLTYTPFVGLAFSVVGKLSEKDRTLVTGDASSWGGLCVTYTSDTDISLELGLGEVTDSTINYANPAVPLPASKTSNRMVFSWSDFKQPSSYDGDVKIEGEAAAKQLAMVKFKIQAEDGDYRFNICAVGPKDGTCPEKCGIPTPPDDIKAVRGTSTVSAILNGRTLGFTGIKTTATVEVLNSLGQVMMKGVINGAMDNAATISLASLNAGIYMVRVSGKNVNFAKKIVLR; this is encoded by the coding sequence ATGGTGAAAAAGATTACATTGGCAGCACTTTGCGCAGCAACATCAACTTTTGCAGGGCCGTTTATCACATGGAACGGAGCTGATGAAGATGTTTACGACCAAGTTCAAACAGGACTCAACACCGAATGGGGCGGATTTTGGTTCACCTACGGAGACGATGGCGATGGCGGAGCATCCATGGTTCATTGGGATATGCCCCTCAACCCAGAATACCCATATACACTAGACCCCATCATCTATGAATGCAAAGGAATATGCGGGACAGCCATGCTCAACAAATGGAATTTAACCTACACTCCATTTGTGGGTTTAGCATTCAGTGTCGTCGGAAAACTTTCAGAAAAAGATCGGACACTAGTCACAGGCGATGCCTCTTCTTGGGGCGGACTCTGCGTGACCTATACATCGGATACAGACATATCTCTGGAACTCGGCCTTGGCGAAGTTACCGATTCCACAATCAATTACGCAAATCCAGCCGTTCCATTGCCCGCCTCCAAGACTAGCAATAGAATGGTTTTCAGTTGGTCAGACTTTAAGCAACCTTCGTCATACGACGGGGACGTCAAAATCGAAGGTGAAGCCGCTGCAAAGCAACTCGCCATGGTCAAATTCAAGATACAGGCAGAGGATGGCGATTACCGTTTTAACATTTGTGCAGTCGGACCAAAAGACGGAACATGCCCGGAGAAATGCGGCATCCCCACCCCACCGGACGATATCAAGGCCGTTCGCGGAACATCCACAGTCAGCGCAATTTTGAACGGTCGCACGCTTGGATTCACGGGAATCAAGACCACAGCCACCGTCGAAGTTTTGAATTCTCTTGGGCAAGTCATGATGAAGGGCGTTATTAACGGCGCTATGGATAACGCCGCAACGATTAGCCTTGCATCACTTAACGCGGGAATTTATATGGTGCGTGTGAGCGGGAAAAACGTGAATTTTGCAAAGAAGATTGTATTGAGGTAA
- the mdh gene encoding malate dehydrogenase: MARKKIALVGAGQIGGTMALVLAQKNLGDVVLIDIPMTQGMPKGKALDIMEGRSVINSSVDLQGSTDYSAIKGADVVIVTAGFPRMPGMSRDDLLDKNCGVIKTVAEAIKENAPDAFVIVITNPLDAMVYNMQKQSGLPANKVIGMAGVLDSARLACFVADELGVSVEDVKALVMGGHGDTMVSIMECVSVGGIPVSQLMSKEKFAELAKRTAGAGGEIVNLLGRGSAFYSPATSAIHMAEAYLLDKKSVFSCAAKLNGEYGVSGLYCGVPVVVGANGVEKILEVKMSAEEKAAFDKSVEACKKNAEWVDAHT, translated from the coding sequence ATGGCTAGAAAGAAGATTGCACTCGTTGGTGCTGGTCAAATTGGTGGTACAATGGCTCTCGTGCTTGCACAGAAGAACCTCGGCGACGTCGTCCTTATCGACATCCCGATGACTCAGGGCATGCCGAAGGGTAAGGCTCTCGACATTATGGAAGGCCGCTCCGTCATCAATTCGTCCGTTGATCTTCAGGGTTCTACTGATTATTCCGCTATTAAGGGTGCTGATGTTGTTATCGTTACCGCTGGTTTCCCGCGTATGCCGGGCATGAGCCGTGACGACCTCCTCGACAAGAACTGCGGCGTTATCAAGACTGTTGCTGAAGCCATCAAGGAAAATGCTCCGGATGCATTCGTGATTGTTATTACGAACCCGCTCGATGCCATGGTCTACAACATGCAGAAGCAGTCTGGCCTCCCGGCTAACAAGGTTATCGGTATGGCTGGCGTGCTCGACTCCGCTCGTCTCGCTTGCTTCGTCGCTGATGAACTCGGCGTTTCCGTCGAAGACGTCAAGGCTCTCGTTATGGGTGGCCACGGCGACACGATGGTCTCCATCATGGAATGCGTCTCTGTCGGCGGTATCCCGGTTTCTCAGCTCATGAGCAAGGAAAAGTTTGCTGAACTTGCAAAGCGTACCGCTGGTGCAGGTGGCGAAATCGTGAACCTCCTCGGTCGCGGTTCTGCTTTCTACAGCCCGGCTACCTCTGCTATCCACATGGCTGAAGCTTACCTCCTCGACAAGAAGAGCGTGTTCTCTTGCGCTGCTAAGCTCAATGGCGAATACGGCGTAAGCGGTCTCTACTGCGGCGTGCCGGTTGTCGTTGGTGCAAACGGTGTCGAAAAGATTCTCGAAGTCAAGATGAGCGCCGAAGAAAAGGCTGCTTTCGACAAGTCTGTCGAAGCTTGCAAGAAGAACGCTGAATGGGTTGACGCACATACCTAA
- the hisS gene encoding histidine--tRNA ligase has protein sequence MSIAIPQLPKGTRDFYPEAERIQNYIFDTWRKVAESFAYEEYEGPMFEHLELYTGKSGEEIVSQLYNFKDKGDREIALRPEMTPTLARLVIQKARELKKPFKWFSMPRLFRYEKAQKGRLREFFQLNMDIIGTESIYAEADLLASIATMLRKFGLKDSDFAIGVSSRKLLATYLEEIGAPNPALVYPVLDRRLKIGPEAFAKALTEAGLSEAQIKQLDDFMSCKSIEEVRAAVKSENATAALKEIEDLFATLAAAGFSECVNLDLSIVRGLAYYTGIVFEVFDKGKSMRAIAGGGRYDSLTEKLGGDRIPGVGFGMGDVVLADLLRERGLLPSPKQHVDFYIASFTNDMKKIFETAQVFRANGNSVSHPLATMKMGKQLEQANYQGASIVVYVDGDKAAAGQFEFKDLRDGTMHVGDVAAIVEQLKA, from the coding sequence ATGAGTATTGCAATTCCTCAACTGCCTAAAGGCACACGTGATTTTTACCCGGAAGCTGAACGCATCCAGAACTATATTTTTGACACTTGGCGCAAGGTCGCCGAAAGTTTCGCCTACGAAGAATATGAAGGCCCGATGTTTGAACATCTGGAACTTTACACCGGAAAATCCGGCGAAGAAATCGTAAGCCAGCTCTATAACTTTAAGGACAAGGGCGACCGCGAAATTGCACTCCGCCCCGAAATGACGCCGACGCTCGCCCGCCTCGTGATCCAGAAGGCCCGCGAACTCAAGAAGCCGTTCAAGTGGTTCTCCATGCCGCGCCTGTTCCGTTACGAAAAGGCTCAGAAGGGTCGCCTCCGCGAATTCTTCCAGCTGAACATGGACATCATCGGTACCGAAAGCATCTACGCCGAAGCAGACTTGCTCGCTTCTATCGCAACGATGTTGCGCAAATTCGGCCTCAAGGACAGCGACTTTGCGATTGGCGTTTCGAGCCGCAAGCTCCTCGCCACTTACCTCGAAGAAATTGGCGCCCCGAACCCGGCACTCGTTTACCCGGTTCTTGACCGTCGCTTGAAAATCGGTCCGGAAGCTTTTGCCAAGGCTCTTACCGAAGCAGGACTTTCCGAAGCTCAGATTAAGCAACTCGACGATTTCATGAGTTGTAAGTCTATCGAAGAAGTGCGCGCCGCCGTGAAGAGCGAAAACGCAACCGCCGCCCTCAAGGAAATCGAAGACCTCTTTGCAACGCTTGCCGCCGCAGGCTTTAGCGAATGCGTGAACCTCGACCTTTCCATTGTGCGCGGTCTCGCCTATTATACGGGCATCGTATTTGAAGTGTTCGACAAAGGCAAATCCATGCGCGCTATCGCAGGCGGTGGACGTTACGACAGCCTCACCGAAAAGCTCGGTGGCGACCGCATCCCGGGCGTTGGCTTTGGCATGGGCGACGTTGTGCTTGCCGACCTCCTCCGCGAACGCGGACTTTTGCCGAGCCCGAAGCAGCATGTGGACTTCTACATCGCAAGCTTCACGAACGACATGAAGAAGATTTTCGAAACGGCCCAGGTGTTCCGCGCAAACGGAAACTCTGTCTCTCACCCGCTTGCAACAATGAAAATGGGTAAGCAGTTGGAACAGGCTAACTACCAAGGCGCATCGATTGTCGTTTATGTCGATGGCGACAAGGCGGCTGCCGGTCAGTTCGAATTCAAGGACCTCCGCGATGGCACGATGCACGTGGGCGATGTCGCCGCGATTGTTGAACAGCTGAAAGCTTAA
- a CDS encoding GDSL-type esterase/lipase family protein — protein MRKKLAAIAAFLGIFSIGSISAKDMEITPGYYDVDFAKYDFIDTSLNTIQFPQGNASFETFFKKLDTLVFENRGKVRILHIGGSHLQADVISGRIREHLIKEYPGASAGRGFVFPYSAARTNTPASYASSYKGIWDKNKNVQREITKPLGLLGIAISTSDPRAELTLLLDKYNSEPIWGETSFRVFGFSDSNNVEPVLRIDSMDVFGTFDASSQSYVFTSPRPIDTIQIAFRWADTTKQAEIAAFITDSLFKDSVARADSLARVADSIRLDSLGLLPSSSSVPQAAAAADSMFQGDCEDVLDTNCLNRDEDLQAALKDSAAVDTIPPRPRFTLTGILAENNAPGITYTNVGINGAKVANYFEETCPLFEKEMSYYKPDLVIFAIGINDANVEVFNDKQFRDEYDMLIKRIRKVSPKTAFIFETNNDSYRKIRKKKYVQHPNGEIARKAFFMLADKHKAGVWDKFSIMGGLGSMAKWEKADLAKKDKVHFKTAGYQLLGDMFYKALMQAYFEHIANLPAEAPVIAKAEPQAPASTLPAKQAASVQSITTSTTKPLAVQSSAKVTAPATKTAPQMPKVASAAKADVPMPKVLQQASQNTQKQIQIPLKPQSQNTESTAPKDK, from the coding sequence GTGAGAAAAAAGCTTGCCGCTATAGCTGCTTTTCTTGGCATTTTTAGCATCGGTTCCATTTCCGCAAAGGATATGGAGATTACTCCGGGCTACTATGACGTAGATTTTGCGAAATACGATTTTATTGATACGTCGCTAAACACAATCCAATTCCCGCAAGGAAACGCTAGTTTCGAGACTTTCTTCAAGAAACTTGATACGCTTGTTTTCGAGAACAGGGGCAAAGTGAGAATTCTCCACATCGGTGGTTCGCACTTGCAGGCAGACGTTATTTCCGGCCGCATCCGCGAGCACCTTATCAAGGAATACCCGGGTGCTTCGGCAGGTCGTGGATTTGTATTTCCATATTCGGCAGCAAGAACAAATACACCGGCAAGCTATGCAAGCTCTTACAAAGGCATTTGGGACAAGAACAAGAATGTCCAGCGCGAAATCACAAAACCGCTTGGCCTCCTTGGCATTGCAATTAGCACCAGCGACCCGCGTGCAGAGCTCACTCTCCTTTTAGACAAGTATAACAGCGAACCCATCTGGGGCGAAACAAGCTTTAGAGTGTTCGGATTTAGCGACAGCAACAATGTGGAACCGGTGCTCCGCATCGATTCGATGGATGTTTTCGGAACGTTCGATGCCTCTAGCCAGAGCTACGTTTTCACAAGTCCGCGCCCGATAGATACCATTCAAATTGCATTCCGCTGGGCAGATACAACCAAGCAGGCCGAAATCGCCGCGTTCATCACGGACTCGCTCTTTAAAGACTCTGTTGCACGAGCAGACTCACTCGCCCGCGTAGCAGACTCCATACGCCTCGATTCCCTTGGACTTTTGCCTTCTTCAAGTTCAGTGCCTCAAGCAGCTGCAGCAGCCGATTCCATGTTCCAAGGCGACTGCGAAGATGTTCTCGACACGAATTGCCTCAACCGTGACGAAGACTTGCAAGCCGCTTTGAAGGATTCAGCGGCAGTCGATACTATTCCTCCACGTCCGCGCTTTACGCTTACCGGTATTCTTGCCGAAAACAACGCCCCCGGCATCACCTATACAAACGTAGGTATCAACGGTGCCAAAGTGGCAAACTACTTCGAAGAAACATGCCCGCTCTTTGAAAAGGAAATGTCTTATTACAAGCCGGACCTCGTAATTTTTGCAATCGGCATCAACGATGCAAACGTCGAAGTCTTTAACGACAAGCAATTCCGCGACGAATACGACATGCTCATCAAGCGCATCCGCAAAGTGAGCCCGAAAACAGCGTTCATCTTTGAAACGAACAACGACTCTTACCGCAAAATCCGCAAGAAAAAATATGTGCAGCACCCGAACGGCGAAATCGCACGCAAGGCATTTTTTATGCTTGCCGACAAGCACAAGGCCGGAGTCTGGGACAAGTTCTCCATCATGGGGGGCTTAGGTTCCATGGCGAAGTGGGAAAAAGCAGACCTCGCCAAAAAAGACAAGGTGCATTTCAAGACCGCCGGTTACCAATTGCTCGGCGACATGTTCTACAAGGCTTTGATGCAGGCCTATTTTGAGCACATCGCAAACCTCCCTGCCGAAGCCCCCGTAATTGCAAAAGCTGAACCGCAAGCACCTGCGTCTACACTCCCAGCAAAGCAGGCCGCCAGCGTCCAGTCCATTACGACATCAACGACAAAGCCTTTAGCTGTTCAATCTTCTGCAAAGGTAACAGCGCCTGCTACAAAGACCGCGCCGCAAATGCCAAAAGTAGCATCGGCAGCCAAGGCCGACGTGCCTATGCCTAAAGTTTTACAGCAAGCGTCTCAAAACACGCAAAAACAAATTCAAATTCCATTGAAACCGCAATCTCAAAATACGGAATCAACAGCACCCAAGGACAAATAA
- a CDS encoding family 43 glycosylhydrolase, which yields MGTKSSVFFTMLECAVFGVFSVIGAQSAFAANPLTTDFYSADAAALVHNDSLFIFAGHDEQGPQGNNNKSFIMNDWHVLVTDDMEHYHDYGAVLSVKTFKWANASAFAGHCEYRNGKFYWYVAVHHGTIKENGSEGFAIGVAVADHPSGPWKDAIGQALITDNTPNDVKLNIDPAIFYDGDDIWMYWGSWNAGRRVKLKENMIELASTPEDIKIKDFFEAPWMHFFRGNYYFSYASGYPSTTNYSMAPSLNGPWTQKGVINDKMDNSETNHQAIFKYLGHWYFMYHGANSPGGWTYRRSVNIDYLYYDRDGNIQKVKRTSGVDPVNNALLEEGGYRLTVSHSNLALEDSDGIVVQQTADEKNEAQLWVLSHGDSARYYTLKNFATGRYYCPPKTLLDTVTTSETSCEIRIENASAKKGYFLFADYDSDYLGDVLNISKEVGMPVITWVRTGTDNQKVQFAKAELPKVEPPTDSGNGGTTGLARSTLNASALQQVHYDAGARVIRLGIEASWALLDVNGVVVRRGYGREIQVHSARSGMYFVRTAHTIAMVMVR from the coding sequence ATGGGAACGAAGAGTTCTGTTTTTTTTACGATGTTGGAATGCGCCGTTTTTGGCGTATTTAGCGTGATTGGGGCACAGTCGGCTTTTGCCGCTAATCCGCTTACGACTGATTTTTATTCTGCGGATGCGGCGGCACTCGTGCATAACGATTCGCTCTTTATTTTTGCTGGGCACGATGAGCAGGGGCCGCAAGGCAATAACAATAAATCGTTCATTATGAATGATTGGCATGTGCTTGTGACCGATGATATGGAACATTATCACGATTACGGGGCGGTTCTGAGCGTAAAAACGTTCAAGTGGGCAAATGCGAGCGCTTTTGCGGGCCACTGCGAATACCGAAATGGCAAGTTTTATTGGTATGTGGCCGTTCATCATGGGACCATCAAGGAAAATGGAAGTGAAGGCTTTGCGATTGGCGTTGCTGTCGCGGACCATCCGTCCGGACCGTGGAAAGACGCGATTGGGCAGGCGCTTATCACCGACAATACGCCGAACGATGTGAAATTGAACATTGACCCCGCGATTTTCTACGATGGCGACGATATTTGGATGTATTGGGGCTCGTGGAATGCGGGCCGACGCGTGAAACTCAAGGAAAATATGATTGAGCTTGCAAGTACGCCCGAAGATATCAAGATCAAGGACTTTTTCGAAGCCCCGTGGATGCACTTTTTCCGTGGCAATTATTACTTTAGCTATGCCTCGGGTTACCCCTCGACGACGAATTATTCCATGGCTCCGAGCTTGAACGGACCGTGGACACAAAAAGGCGTCATCAACGACAAAATGGACAATTCCGAGACGAACCATCAGGCGATTTTCAAGTATCTCGGACACTGGTATTTCATGTATCACGGTGCTAATTCTCCGGGCGGCTGGACGTACCGCCGTTCTGTGAACATCGATTATCTCTATTACGACCGTGATGGAAACATCCAAAAAGTCAAGCGCACGAGTGGCGTGGATCCGGTGAACAATGCGCTTCTCGAAGAGGGCGGTTACCGCTTGACGGTTTCGCATAGCAATTTGGCACTCGAAGATAGCGATGGCATTGTGGTGCAGCAAACCGCAGACGAAAAGAACGAAGCGCAGCTTTGGGTGCTTTCTCATGGCGATTCGGCACGTTATTACACGCTCAAGAATTTTGCAACGGGCCGTTACTATTGCCCGCCCAAGACGTTGTTGGATACGGTGACAACTTCTGAAACATCTTGTGAAATTCGCATTGAAAATGCATCGGCAAAGAAGGGGTACTTCTTGTTTGCGGATTACGATAGCGATTACCTCGGCGATGTGCTGAACATTTCGAAGGAAGTCGGGATGCCGGTCATCACGTGGGTTCGCACAGGAACGGACAATCAGAAGGTGCAATTTGCGAAGGCGGAACTGCCGAAAGTTGAACCGCCGACGGATTCAGGCAATGGTGGGACGACTGGGCTTGCACGCAGTACTTTGAATGCGTCGGCTTTGCAACAGGTTCACTACGATGCTGGTGCTCGCGTAATTCGTTTGGGCATAGAAGCGTCTTGGGCTTTGCTTGATGTGAATGGTGTTGTTGTGCGTCGTGGTTATGGCCGTGAAATCCAAGTGCATTCCGCTCGTTCGGGAATGTACTTTGTCCGCACCGCCCACACCATCGCGATGGTTATGGTAAGGTAA
- a CDS encoding T9SS type A sorting domain-containing protein: MKRSLLVALCATSVIYAGSFETWDAAKIYEEFLPEFQIHTGLGNGLETEGYWYSYNDNNNLGTSKIAWPAQIDAYDNINQSLDPVIEECKGLAGTAILSKESYEHDPYVGVGFNVVGETSETNPAPDIGDASAWGGLCVTYMSDTDIALELGLGETVDSTINYANPAVTLPAAKAPNILSPNGKYGNKVVVNWSDFKQPSWYDGAIKIDGETAAKQLAAVHFKIQAEPGEYNFNICAIGPKDGTCPEKCGKSTATSAKQFITWNGADEYANDQVQTGLGNETETSGFWFSYGDDGDGGASAVRWDVYTDPEPPHVLEPIVLECKGICGTAQLRKGILTYTPFIGLGFSVVGQISYEDFSYATGDASSWGGLCVTYTSDADIQLELGLGKATDSTINYANPAVNLPASKTSNRMVFSWSDFKQPSSYDGAVKIEGKAAAKQLAMVKFKIQAEDGDYHFNICAVGPKDGTCPEQCGTPSAGIQIARGTSAVKAILNGRTLGFTGIKSTATAEVMNSLGQVVMKGAINNATNNATTISLASLKAGIYMVRVSGTNVNIAKKIILR, encoded by the coding sequence ATGAAAAGATCTTTGTTGGTCGCACTTTGCGCAACGTCAGTCATTTACGCAGGTTCATTCGAAACCTGGGATGCAGCCAAAATTTATGAAGAATTCCTTCCAGAGTTTCAGATCCATACAGGTCTTGGCAATGGACTCGAAACAGAAGGCTACTGGTATTCTTACAACGATAACAACAACTTGGGAACATCTAAAATCGCTTGGCCAGCACAGATAGATGCATACGACAACATCAATCAATCTTTAGATCCCGTCATCGAGGAATGCAAAGGCCTTGCTGGCACAGCGATTCTAAGCAAAGAATCTTATGAACACGATCCGTATGTCGGTGTGGGCTTCAATGTTGTCGGCGAAACCTCAGAAACAAACCCAGCGCCAGATATTGGTGATGCATCAGCCTGGGGCGGGCTCTGCGTGACCTACATGTCAGACACAGATATAGCCTTGGAACTCGGTCTTGGCGAAACCGTTGATTCAACAATTAACTACGCGAATCCAGCGGTAACGCTCCCTGCCGCAAAAGCTCCAAACATTCTATCGCCCAACGGAAAATACGGAAACAAAGTCGTCGTCAACTGGTCCGACTTTAAACAGCCTTCATGGTACGATGGAGCCATTAAAATCGACGGCGAGACGGCAGCAAAACAGCTTGCCGCCGTACACTTTAAAATTCAGGCGGAACCAGGCGAATACAATTTCAACATCTGTGCCATCGGCCCGAAAGACGGAACATGCCCGGAAAAATGCGGAAAGTCAACAGCGACATCCGCAAAACAGTTTATCACATGGAACGGAGCCGATGAATATGCTAACGACCAAGTTCAAACAGGACTTGGCAACGAAACAGAAACGAGCGGATTCTGGTTCTCCTACGGAGACGATGGTGATGGAGGTGCGTCAGCAGTCCGTTGGGACGTCTATACAGATCCTGAACCACCACATGTACTCGAACCCATCGTCTTGGAGTGCAAAGGAATATGCGGAACAGCCCAACTCAGAAAAGGCATTTTAACCTACACACCTTTCATAGGTTTAGGCTTCAGTGTTGTCGGACAAATTTCATATGAAGATTTTTCCTATGCCACAGGCGACGCCTCTTCTTGGGGTGGACTCTGCGTAACCTACACTTCCGATGCAGACATACAACTTGAACTCGGCCTTGGCAAAGCTACCGATTCCACAATCAATTACGCAAATCCGGCTGTCAATCTCCCCGCATCCAAGACAAGCAACAGAATGGTTTTCAGTTGGTCAGACTTTAAGCAACCTTCGTCATACGACGGGGCCGTCAAAATCGAAGGTAAAGCCGCAGCAAAGCAACTCGCCATGGTCAAATTCAAGATACAGGCAGAGGACGGCGATTACCATTTTAACATTTGCGCGGTCGGTCCGAAAGACGGGACATGCCCGGAACAATGCGGAACGCCAAGTGCAGGGATTCAAATTGCTCGTGGAACATCCGCAGTCAAAGCAATTTTGAACGGGCGCACGCTTGGATTCACGGGAATCAAGTCCACTGCAACAGCTGAAGTGATGAATTCTCTTGGGCAAGTCGTGATGAAGGGCGCCATTAACAACGCCACGAATAACGCCACAACGATTAGCCTTGCATCGCTTAAAGCGGGAATTTATATGGTGCGTGTGAGCGGAACAAACGTCAATATAGCAAAGAAGATTATATTGAGGTAA